A segment of the bacterium genome:
AGCGAATCGGGGCACTTCAAGGTCGAAGGCTCCTTCTTCACCGACGCCGACCGTTCCACCGCCTGGCACGTCCTCACCGATTACGCCAGCATCCCCCATTTCGTCAACAGCATGAAGGTCAGCAAGGTCGAGAGCCAGGACGAGCACGACCTGGTCCTGGACCAGGAAGGCGAGGGCGGCTTCCTCTTCTTCACCCAACGCATCCATCTCCTGCTCTCGGTCCATGAGCAACCCGAGAAGTCCATCGTCTTCCAGGACACCAGCCACAAGGATTTCGACTATTACCAGGGTTCCTGGACCATCAAGAAGGCGGATTCGGGCCAGGGGCTGGAGGTCATCTACACCCTCGACGCCCAGGGGCATTTCGACGGCCCCGGCTTCCTGGTCAGCGATTCCATCCAGGGCAATGTGAAGGACCTGCTGGAGTCGGTCCGGCGGGAGATGGGCATCCAACAGGCGGCCTTGGATCAAAAAAAAAGCTCGAAGGACATGGTGGCCGAGAACCCCAAGGCGAACCAACTCTCGAACCAACTGCCGAATCAGCTGAATAAATAGATCTTTTCCCCGATATAGACGTTTCTGTCATCGCGAGCCCTTCGATTCGCTTCGCTAGCTCAAGGCAGGGATCGGGGCAACTTCACCCCGAGTAAGATCGAGGGGCTCAGTTCTAATAAGCCTCTTCCCCAGTATAGGTCTGCCTGTCATTGCGAGGAATGACCGCCGCATAGGCGGTCGCTCATGACGAAGCAACCTCAGTTTAAATAAGCCGCTTCCCCGATCTGTCTACTGGATCTTCGGCTTCTGGAAGGCCGACATTTCGCTCTTTTTATCGTGGGATTCCTCACGCGGGTCCAACGACGAGGCCTTCTCCAGCTTATGGAACCCATACTTCCGCTTGATGGCGTCCACGCTCTTGAAAAGCTTGTCCTTCTTCTCGGATCCCATTTCCGGGAACAGCCAGTCCTCCCCTTCCTCGACCGCCTCGAACCTCGAGAGCGAGACCCCGAGAAGCCTGATCTTGCGCTTTCGGGTATGGGAATCCTTGAACAACTCATAGGCAGTCCGCATGACGGTCGCGTCATCATGGGTGGGGTTGATGCTATGGGCCCGGGTGATGGTCTGGAAATCGTCGTAGCGGAGCTTCAAGGTGATCGTCCGGGCCTTCTTGCCGATCCGCCGCAGGCGGTAACAACCCTTCTCCGATAACCAAGCTAGGGTCTGGTGGATCTGCTGGAGGTCGGCGGTGTCCTTCTCGAAGGTGGTCTCATGGCCCACGCTCTTGGCCGCGTGGTAAGGATGAACTTCGGCGCTGCCCAAGCCCCGGGCCGCCCCATAGAGCCACTCCCCCGCCGACTGTCCGAAGGATTTTTGGAGCTTCGGCAAGGGGATGGACACGATGTCCCCGATCTTGAAGATCCGCATTTCCTTCAAGCGCGGCTGGGTCTTCTCCCCCGCCCCGTGGAGCCGTTCGATGGGGAGCGGCGCCAGGAAAGCCTGTTCCTGCCCTTCAGGCACCACCACGACCCCGGTGTTCTCGGTGACCTTCTGGCCCAGGAAGGCCGGGTCGGGTTTGACGGTCTTTCCCGCGATCTTGGCCACGTATTTATTGGAGGCGATGGCGACCGAACAGGAAAGTTTCGTGCGCTCAAAGACCGAGTCCCGCACCTTGCGGGCCATGACCCAGGGATCGTTGCCATAAAGGGCTTCGCAGCCGGTGAAATCCAGGTAGAACTCGTCGATGGAGGCGTATTCGACCAAGGGCGCGATCCGGCGAAGCAGGACATAGACCTTGCGGGAATATTTGGAATAGAGCTTGTGGTGGCCGGGGACAAAGAGGGCTTTGGGGCAGAGTTTTTCGGCGGTCATGATCGGCATACCGGATTTGATGCCGTATTTACGGGCTTCGTAGGAGGCAGAGGCCACGACCCCGCGTTCGCCCTTGCGGCCGCCCACGACCACGGGTTTCCCGTTCAGGGAGGGGTCGAGCAGACGCTCGCAGGACACGAAAAAGGAGTTCATGTCGATATGGGCAATAAGGTGGCTCATTAGACTTACTTTAGGTCAGCAAATAAGAAGAATACAAGCGTATTCCTTTTTTGACTTTTAAATGGTTATTTTGTTTGCTTTGTTGCGGAAGTGCTTCCGACCCGAATCTTGGCGTCCATCGCCGCGTTCCCGAAAGGGATAGGGTTGGAAGCTTTTCTATTTAGGCCAGGTCTGAACATAGATTTCCCGATGCGGGATTATTTATTTATATTCATTCCCGGCTTTTTCCCTGGCGATAATTTCACGTGCCGCTGCCGATGCTATAAAGCTCAACGACAAAACCGATGCTGTAAGATACACGTATGATCCCTTATTTAACCATTATTAGCCGCGCAGGCCTTTGTTTTGAGTTTCCAGGGTCGCCCTTTCCAACAGAAAAGAAATGCCCTGGGAAAAAACGGATCCATTCCCTTTGAAAAAACTATTTACCGAAAACTCAATGATTATCTCCGCGCTGACTCTTTTGACGGCGTTGCCCCTTGCCCCGTCTCTTTGGAATGGGTTCGTCAATTGGGACGATCCCGTTTTCGTCGAACACAATCTGAATATCCGGAGCTTCGATCTTGAGTCCATGAAATGGATGTTCACGACTTTTTACCAGGGTAACTGGACGCCTTTGACGTGGTTGACATTCGCTCTTGATTATCGGATCGGAGGACTCCATCCGTGGATATTTCATATGGACAGCCTGTTCATCCATCTTGCCAATACGGTCGTAGTGTTTTTTCTGGTGTCCAGGCTGCTCATGCGGATCCTTCCCGCGGGGGAAGCCCAAAACCAGCCTCGAAAATACGCGGCTTTCTTGACCGCACTTTTGTTCGGTATCCATCCACTTCACGTCGAGCCCGTCGCATGGGTCACCGATCGCGTCGATCTTTTGTGCGGTCTTTTCTTCTTGCTGAGCCTGCATTGCTATTTGGTTTTCGTATCGGGAGGAAAAAGAAGGATCGCGTATTACGCCGCTTCGTTCGTGTTTTTCCTGGTCGCGATGGCTTCAAAATCGATGGCTATAAGTCTCCCAATCATTTTATTGCTCATTGATACCTGGCCCTTCCACCGTTGGAAGACGCGGGTTCGGGACGTGGTGCTTGAGAAGGTCCCTTTCTTTGTGGCCACGATCATCTTCGGAATGCTATCCCTCTATGCCCGTTCAGAGGCGAAGGCTATAGCGGGTCTCAACACCGTTCCCCTTGATTTTCGGTTCATGAACGCATCTCACTCGGTCGTCCTCTATTTAGAGAGATCATTCATCCCGTCGAATCTTGGCATTTTGTATCCACTCCTTCTCAAAGATACCTATTCGGCCGGGAACGTCTTTTCGATGATCTTGACGGTCTTTCTGATAGCGCTC
Coding sequences within it:
- a CDS encoding tetratricopeptide repeat protein → MPWEKTDPFPLKKLFTENSMIISALTLLTALPLAPSLWNGFVNWDDPVFVEHNLNIRSFDLESMKWMFTTFYQGNWTPLTWLTFALDYRIGGLHPWIFHMDSLFIHLANTVVVFFLVSRLLMRILPAGEAQNQPRKYAAFLTALLFGIHPLHVEPVAWVTDRVDLLCGLFFLLSLHCYLVFVSGGKRRIAYYAASFVFFLVAMASKSMAISLPIILLLIDTWPFHRWKTRVRDVVLEKVPFFVATIIFGMLSLYARSEAKAIAGLNTVPLDFRFMNASHSVVLYLERSFIPSNLGILYPLLLKDTYSAGNVFSMILTVFLIALIFLQRKKRPYLAVSFSYYLITLAPAIGLLQVGSQAAADRYFYLPSIGPFLLFSSWLVLRAASKRSVYISVIAFFWVLLGLLAYRQVTTWKDSISLWENVMRTQQRRSTIAYISLGDAYRKAGRWNEAMPLLEHAIQLDPGAPNAYDGMGRILLEEGKYEDAEKAFMTAATADPLDVWAHCHLAIVYSAMKKENLSKEQQKIAVSIKTDDPWAHYESGSNYLKFGMDEAALTETHLAIKQSACFGEAYDQLGALLWKSGKKEDAIVAYQKAISLDPRNETFKTDYKAVVGSR
- the dinB gene encoding DNA polymerase IV, producing the protein MSHLIAHIDMNSFFVSCERLLDPSLNGKPVVVGGRKGERGVVASASYEARKYGIKSGMPIMTAEKLCPKALFVPGHHKLYSKYSRKVYVLLRRIAPLVEYASIDEFYLDFTGCEALYGNDPWVMARKVRDSVFERTKLSCSVAIASNKYVAKIAGKTVKPDPAFLGQKVTENTGVVVVPEGQEQAFLAPLPIERLHGAGEKTQPRLKEMRIFKIGDIVSIPLPKLQKSFGQSAGEWLYGAARGLGSAEVHPYHAAKSVGHETTFEKDTADLQQIHQTLAWLSEKGCYRLRRIGKKARTITLKLRYDDFQTITRAHSINPTHDDATVMRTAYELFKDSHTRKRKIRLLGVSLSRFEAVEEGEDWLFPEMGSEKKDKLFKSVDAIKRKYGFHKLEKASSLDPREESHDKKSEMSAFQKPKIQ
- a CDS encoding SRPBCC family protein, whose amino-acid sequence is MQKNHFFETLRSLLFGAAMVAACAALSCGTGLAADQQPVALSFYSESGHFKVEGSFFTDADRSTAWHVLTDYASIPHFVNSMKVSKVESQDEHDLVLDQEGEGGFLFFTQRIHLLLSVHEQPEKSIVFQDTSHKDFDYYQGSWTIKKADSGQGLEVIYTLDAQGHFDGPGFLVSDSIQGNVKDLLESVRREMGIQQAALDQKKSSKDMVAENPKANQLSNQLPNQLNK